The following are from one region of the Magallana gigas chromosome 4, xbMagGiga1.1, whole genome shotgun sequence genome:
- the LOC105348888 gene encoding uncharacterized protein isoform X2, protein MLGTDCGTTSTITEKSNTQIEFDGRYDGDKVTSGDLNYQQCDRIIFQTKNYDEPDARYNICISPIYFNDRECAVTLDFKNSLFALPLKSFDCQNQMDFKFCVPNGEKLYVFLNLSEGKSFAQTTFLFRVVAERTDKPTPVLAIVLGVLGGVLLVVIAAIIFIVYRRKNKQRHLVT, encoded by the exons AT GTTAGGTACCGACTGCGGTACCACTAGTACTATCACAGAAAAGAGCAACACACAGATAGAATTCGATGGACGCTATGACGGAGATAAAGTAACATCCGGGGATCTAAATTATCAGCAGTGCGATAGAATCATCTTCCAGACCAAGAACTATGACGAGCCCGACGCAAGATACAACATCTGTATATCTCCCATCTATTTTAACGACAGGGAGTGTGCGGTGACTCTGGACTTTAAAAACAGTTTGTTTGCTTTGCCTTTGAAG TCCTTTGATTGTCAGAACCAGATGGATTTCAAATTCTGTGTTCCAAACGGGGAGAAATTATATGTGTTCTTGAACTTAAGTGAGGGAAAATCATTCGCACAGACCACCTTTTTATTCCGCGTTGTGGCAGAGAGGACTGATA AACCAACACCTGTTTTGGCGATTGTTTTGGGAGTTCTTGGAGGTGTTTTACTTGTCGTGATCGCAGCCATCATTTTCATCGTATACCGGAGAAAGAACAAACAACGACACTTAGTCACATGA
- the LOC105348888 gene encoding uncharacterized protein isoform X1, which produces MIRKDDRPSSSLCVFCVAFICSLQWITVDSQTIYRLGTDCGTTSTITEKSNTQIEFDGRYDGDKVTSGDLNYQQCDRIIFQTKNYDEPDARYNICISPIYFNDRECAVTLDFKNSLFALPLKSFDCQNQMDFKFCVPNGEKLYVFLNLSEGKSFAQTTFLFRVVAERTDKPTPVLAIVLGVLGGVLLVVIAAIIFIVYRRKNKQRHLVT; this is translated from the exons ATGATACGCAAAGATGATCGGCCTTCATCAAGTTTATGTGTATTTTGCGTTGCATTTATCTGTTCTCTACAATGGATAACTGTTGATTCACAGACAATAT ACAGGTTAGGTACCGACTGCGGTACCACTAGTACTATCACAGAAAAGAGCAACACACAGATAGAATTCGATGGACGCTATGACGGAGATAAAGTAACATCCGGGGATCTAAATTATCAGCAGTGCGATAGAATCATCTTCCAGACCAAGAACTATGACGAGCCCGACGCAAGATACAACATCTGTATATCTCCCATCTATTTTAACGACAGGGAGTGTGCGGTGACTCTGGACTTTAAAAACAGTTTGTTTGCTTTGCCTTTGAAG TCCTTTGATTGTCAGAACCAGATGGATTTCAAATTCTGTGTTCCAAACGGGGAGAAATTATATGTGTTCTTGAACTTAAGTGAGGGAAAATCATTCGCACAGACCACCTTTTTATTCCGCGTTGTGGCAGAGAGGACTGATA AACCAACACCTGTTTTGGCGATTGTTTTGGGAGTTCTTGGAGGTGTTTTACTTGTCGTGATCGCAGCCATCATTTTCATCGTATACCGGAGAAAGAACAAACAACGACACTTAGTCACATGA
- the LOC105348887 gene encoding uncharacterized protein: MQVTFTNQIALLVFFHSVAASPTIYSFGRTCSLQPHQVNEDSVFYVSFYNASNPSQIWCSHIAFSGHGSNSKDKYQICTTPKMFLDPSCNLKLTLRNGLNGTIFKTFSCHEKPMSKFCAKQGEHLYFVAEIQTTEKWTPPYFLFHVEATKTYDHVITVSGICGGVFGVSIIIIIAVALKCRKTKASNPFMRRRFGNTPISFFCNNVPCDQESRTSSMNSGSASPTDDIHSSPIHSGPDVILGSPFNDSINSSGRSVFSRSPPPYVEQDPPPEYSTICT; encoded by the exons ATGCAG GTGACATTTACGAATCAAATCGCACTTTTGGTCTTTTTTCATTCCGTAGCAGCTTCGCCGACTATTT ACTCCTTCGGTAGAACGTGCTCATTGCAACCTCATCAGGTGAATGAAGATTCTGTGTTCTATGTTTCGTTTTATAACGCCAGTAATCCCAGTCAGATTTGGTGTTCGCACATAGCCTTTAGTGGACATGGTTCGAATTCCAAAGACAAATACCAAATCTGTACGACTCCAAAAATGTTTCTGGATCCATCGTGTAATTTGAAACTAACTCTAAGGAACGGTTTAAATGGCACGATTTTCAAG ACATTTTCCTGTCACGAGAAACCAATGTCTAAATTCTGTGCTAAGCAAGGAGAGCATCTCTACTTTGTCGCAGAAATCCAAACAACAGAAAAATGGACGCCACCATATTTTTTGTTCCATGTGGAAGCTACAAAGACCTATGACC ATGTCATTACTGTTTCTGGAATATGTGGTGGTGTGTTCGGAGTATCCATTATCATCATAATTGCTGTCGCCTTGAAGTGCCGTAAAACGAAAGCGTCCAATCCATTTATGAGGCGCAGATTTGGAAATACTCCAA TTTCATTTTTCTGCAACAACGTACCATGTGATCAAGAAAGTAGGACTTCCTCAATGAACTCAGGGTCAGCGTCTCCAACAGATGACATCCACTCGTCACCCATACATTCCGGACCTGACGTTATTTTGGGTTCACCATTCAACGATTCCATAAACTCTTCTGGACGATCTGTGTTTTCGAGGTCTCCGCCACCATATGTGGAACAAGATCCACCACCGGAATACTCCACAATTTGCACATGA